In Edaphobacter bradus, the following are encoded in one genomic region:
- a CDS encoding HNH endonuclease — translation MPRNLQGGHATRKSLPKGPNGLPLCRWCQLEILAKRRRTFCSDYCVHQWRLRTDPGYLRDQVFTRDRGICTLCRTDTIAVFAALKRARGPARAAGLRLYGMKTITSRRSLWDADHILPVAEGGGQCDLDNIRTLCLLCHRQATAELRQRLQARRTA, via the coding sequence ATGCCGCGAAACCTTCAGGGAGGTCACGCCACTCGCAAATCCCTCCCCAAAGGACCCAACGGCCTGCCGCTCTGTCGCTGGTGCCAGCTTGAGATCCTCGCCAAACGCCGCCGCACCTTCTGCAGCGACTACTGCGTCCACCAGTGGCGCCTCCGCACCGACCCCGGCTACCTCCGCGACCAGGTCTTCACCCGCGACCGCGGAATCTGCACTCTCTGCCGCACCGACACCATCGCCGTCTTCGCCGCCCTCAAGCGTGCCCGAGGCCCCGCCCGCGCCGCCGGGCTCCGCCTCTACGGCATGAAAACCATCACTAGCCGCCGCAGCCTCTGGGACGCCGACCACATCCTCCCCGTAGCCGAGGGCGGAGGCCAGTGCGACCTGGATAACATCCGCACCCTCTGCCTCCTCTGCCACCGCCAGGCCACCGCAGAGCTCCGTCAGCGCCTCCAGGCCCGCCGCACCGCCTGA
- a CDS encoding magnesium transporter CorA family protein, giving the protein MPWYQLEDANDPKLDELARQYNLHPLHIEDARCADESVKVDSGSQYAFAVFKPVYLKPDPDAPSESMPTFFTIDVFAGKDFLITIANPACPTTDKALERARRCGDEEHPAHLLYLILDTVVDLYFPAIDYFDDRIDDLQDKVVDNPSPDILQQVFALKRELIDLRRVLVNTRDAGLHLQRDPNTIIDAEHQLYIRDTYDHIARLLDSVETQRDLLNNTLDIYLSSVANRTNEVMKVLTVLGTIALPALAISSVYGMNLKGLPFEESPHGALYVGLATVLTTVALLLILRRMKWF; this is encoded by the coding sequence ATGCCCTGGTACCAACTCGAAGACGCCAACGACCCCAAGCTCGACGAGCTAGCCCGCCAGTACAATCTCCATCCTCTCCACATCGAGGATGCGCGCTGCGCCGACGAGAGCGTCAAGGTCGACTCCGGTTCGCAGTACGCATTCGCCGTCTTCAAGCCTGTCTACCTCAAGCCCGACCCCGACGCGCCATCCGAGTCGATGCCCACCTTCTTCACTATCGATGTCTTCGCCGGCAAAGACTTCCTCATTACCATCGCCAACCCGGCGTGTCCGACGACAGACAAAGCGCTCGAGCGAGCGCGCCGCTGCGGCGACGAGGAGCACCCGGCGCATCTCCTCTACCTCATCCTCGACACCGTCGTCGATCTGTACTTTCCCGCCATCGACTACTTCGACGATCGCATCGACGATCTCCAGGACAAAGTCGTCGACAATCCCTCGCCCGACATCCTCCAGCAAGTCTTCGCCCTCAAGCGCGAGCTCATCGATCTGCGCCGCGTCCTCGTCAACACGCGCGATGCCGGCCTGCACCTGCAGCGCGACCCCAACACCATTATCGACGCCGAGCATCAGCTCTACATCCGCGACACGTACGACCACATCGCCCGCCTGCTCGACTCGGTCGAAACGCAACGCGACCTGCTCAACAACACGCTCGACATCTATCTATCATCTGTGGCCAACCGCACCAACGAGGTCATGAAGGTCCTCACCGTCCTCGGCACCATTGCGCTTCCGGCGCTCGCCATCTCCAGCGTCTATGGCATGAATCTCAAAGGCCTGCCCTTTGAAGAATCCCCGCACGGAGCCCTGTATGTCGGCTTGGCGACCGTTCTCACCACCGTCGCGTTGCTCCTCATCCTTCGCCGGATGAAATGGTTCTAA
- a CDS encoding carbonic anhydrase, with the protein MKDVLSELKAGIRQFRTEVYPAQAEVYRKAESEPQRPAAMIVTCADSRIDPELITQSGTGELFVTRNIGNLVPAYGEMMGGVSAVVEYAVSALKVKHIVVCGHSDCGAMKALLNQESLESMGTVKRWMRNAEAALSVADSLSEPDEKPSTRLRRLTEENVLLQVQHLRTHPSVAGAIAREELSLSGWVYDIGTGEVRISENGERVFRAVTLEGKAG; encoded by the coding sequence ATGAAAGACGTGCTTTCAGAGCTGAAGGCGGGGATTCGCCAGTTTCGGACAGAGGTATATCCCGCACAGGCGGAGGTGTACCGCAAGGCCGAGAGCGAGCCACAGCGGCCGGCGGCGATGATTGTGACATGCGCGGACTCGCGCATCGATCCGGAGCTGATCACGCAGTCAGGGACGGGCGAGCTTTTCGTGACGCGCAATATCGGGAACCTTGTGCCTGCGTACGGCGAGATGATGGGCGGCGTGAGCGCCGTGGTGGAGTATGCGGTGAGCGCGCTGAAGGTGAAGCATATTGTCGTGTGCGGGCATAGCGACTGCGGCGCGATGAAGGCGCTGTTGAATCAGGAGAGCCTGGAGTCGATGGGGACGGTGAAGCGGTGGATGCGCAACGCTGAGGCGGCGCTGAGTGTGGCGGACTCTCTCTCGGAGCCGGACGAGAAACCGAGCACGCGCCTGCGACGGCTGACGGAGGAGAATGTTCTGCTGCAGGTCCAGCATTTGCGGACGCATCCCTCGGTAGCAGGGGCGATTGCGCGCGAGGAGCTTTCGCTCTCGGGCTGGGTGTACGACATCGGCACGGGCGAGGTGCGGATCTCCGAGAACGGCGAGCGAGTGTTCCGCGCGGTCACGCTGGAAGGCAAGGCTGGATGA
- a CDS encoding transporter has product MLSRTVFKSLLALQLTVVATAQTTTIAANNAAPPGQPQTRDIVDLKLQDALRERDAIIRNLLERVQELEWRVNGGFTTRPGELTAGGAAAEKLSHAVSSTAYSTVTNAGYDIEERQASEALDRALLVRGGLLLPQGTLEIDNTTSYYTASSDHLTVNGFALLPILVVGDITSQRVRKDILLPTFTARLGLPARLQAEVNIPYGYEMNRTVDATNKQTSQSTFGLGDIQFAASRQLTFEHGRVPDLLANLRFKTTTGVESFDIQSAQTSLGSGFYALQGNLTAAKSSDPVVFFGNLSYTENLPGTHTIPNPDATSSSPTILGHFRPGDAIGFQLGSILSLNPETSMTVGWDQRFTRSTVLNGTSIPASYLVEGSLRLGMTYLYAPGKLVDLSFGVGLTPDTPNLQFSVGLPFRLSLWKPPARTY; this is encoded by the coding sequence ATGCTGTCGCGAACTGTATTCAAGAGCCTTCTGGCGTTGCAGTTGACGGTTGTTGCCACGGCACAGACCACGACGATAGCAGCGAATAACGCTGCGCCGCCTGGGCAGCCGCAGACAAGAGATATCGTCGACCTCAAGCTGCAGGATGCGTTGCGCGAGCGGGATGCCATCATCCGTAACCTTCTCGAGCGGGTTCAGGAGCTTGAGTGGAGGGTCAATGGAGGATTTACGACCAGGCCCGGGGAGCTGACCGCGGGCGGAGCTGCGGCTGAGAAGCTAAGTCATGCGGTCTCGTCTACGGCCTACTCGACGGTGACAAACGCCGGTTACGACATTGAAGAACGACAGGCGAGCGAGGCGCTTGATCGCGCCCTGCTCGTCCGCGGCGGACTTTTGCTGCCGCAGGGAACGCTCGAGATCGACAACACGACGTCCTACTACACCGCCTCATCGGATCATCTGACCGTCAACGGATTCGCCCTTCTACCCATTTTGGTCGTGGGCGATATCACGTCACAGCGCGTCCGCAAGGACATCCTTCTGCCTACCTTCACAGCACGCCTTGGCCTGCCGGCCAGACTCCAGGCCGAGGTGAACATTCCCTATGGCTACGAGATGAACCGTACCGTCGACGCGACTAACAAGCAGACCTCACAAAGCACCTTCGGCCTTGGCGATATTCAGTTCGCGGCCTCGCGCCAGCTCACCTTCGAGCACGGGCGCGTCCCCGATCTGTTGGCGAATCTCCGGTTCAAGACAACAACGGGCGTGGAGTCGTTCGACATTCAGAGCGCCCAGACCTCACTCGGCTCGGGCTTCTACGCGTTGCAGGGCAACCTTACCGCGGCGAAGTCGAGCGACCCGGTCGTCTTCTTCGGGAACCTTTCTTATACGGAGAACCTGCCGGGGACTCACACGATTCCTAACCCTGACGCCACAAGTTCCTCCCCAACGATCCTTGGGCACTTCCGCCCGGGCGACGCAATCGGATTCCAGCTGGGCTCTATCCTGTCGCTGAACCCGGAGACCTCGATGACGGTTGGCTGGGACCAGCGATTCACGCGATCCACAGTTCTGAATGGCACCTCTATCCCGGCTTCGTATCTGGTGGAAGGGTCGCTGCGTCTGGGAATGACCTATCTTTATGCGCCGGGAAAGTTGGTGGACCTGAGCTTTGGCGTGGGGCTCACGCCAGATACACCGAATCTTCAGTTTTCCGTCGGGCTTCCGTTCCGGCTGTCTCTCTGGAAGCCGCCGGCCCGGACGTACTGA
- a CDS encoding DUF2007 domain-containing protein translates to MANFFHHSPEPTFADLYKSMSEPELRELATDWHSLIDEARSALVTEFASRGLEFTEPPLPIDDLPKYRDLVTLRRYRDLSEAVVARAVVESIGIFCFLKDENLVRLDWQMSNLIGGIRLQVAATDVEAAEAVLAQPIPNSIPLPDQPGYEQPRCPRCNSTDIAWQRYGRKAALISLYLLSLPAPRGSESWHCGNCGLRWAEEDDDSTQLPLENDGIGKL, encoded by the coding sequence ATGGCGAATTTCTTTCATCACAGCCCTGAACCGACATTCGCCGATCTCTACAAGTCGATGTCCGAGCCTGAGCTGCGCGAGCTTGCCACCGACTGGCACTCGCTGATTGATGAGGCGCGCTCTGCTCTTGTGACGGAGTTTGCCAGCCGCGGCCTTGAATTCACTGAGCCACCTCTTCCAATCGACGACCTGCCTAAGTACCGTGATCTCGTGACGCTCCGCCGCTATCGTGATCTCTCTGAAGCCGTTGTCGCTCGCGCTGTCGTCGAATCCATTGGTATCTTCTGCTTCCTCAAGGACGAGAATCTCGTCCGACTCGATTGGCAGATGTCCAATCTCATTGGAGGCATTCGTCTGCAGGTCGCCGCTACGGACGTCGAAGCGGCGGAAGCGGTCCTCGCTCAGCCAATCCCCAACTCCATTCCTCTCCCAGACCAGCCAGGCTACGAACAACCTCGCTGCCCGCGGTGCAACTCTACTGACATCGCGTGGCAACGTTATGGGCGAAAGGCCGCTCTGATTTCACTCTATCTTTTGTCGCTGCCTGCACCGCGCGGCTCCGAATCCTGGCACTGTGGCAACTGCGGTCTCCGCTGGGCGGAAGAGGATGATGACTCAACACAGCTCCCACTAGAAAATGATGGCATCGGCAAGTTATAG
- a CDS encoding bestrophin family protein, whose translation MIVPRSRQLLLHTVQYVGRPLLVLLAYDIFVVVAYKMGLLRWKALDEIPVSLFGSAIGVVLAFRNATSYARWWEARTLWGAIVNNARSFGRQVTTVMRPRSESDEADLRMTQRRMVYHQIAYAHSLRQYLRRLEPWAELAPLLNETEIEELRTKQNVPLAILQEMGVMLREAIDNGWINDIQSQQIERSLDDLADAQGGAERLQNTPMPRQYDYFPQLFVQIYCVLLPLAMVSSLGWLTPLGSTLVGFIFLALDKIGRDLEDPFDNTEHDIPLTSITRTIEINLRQQLGETEVPKPLAPVDGVLW comes from the coding sequence ATGATCGTTCCCCGGTCGAGGCAATTGCTACTGCACACGGTGCAGTATGTCGGTCGCCCTCTGCTGGTTCTGCTGGCGTACGACATCTTTGTGGTGGTCGCGTACAAGATGGGGCTTCTGAGGTGGAAGGCCCTGGACGAGATTCCTGTATCGCTGTTCGGATCGGCCATCGGCGTCGTTCTGGCCTTCAGGAACGCCACGTCGTATGCGCGCTGGTGGGAGGCGCGCACGCTGTGGGGAGCAATCGTCAATAACGCGCGGAGCTTTGGGCGGCAGGTGACGACGGTGATGCGGCCGCGAAGCGAGAGCGATGAGGCTGATCTGCGTATGACGCAGCGGCGGATGGTCTATCACCAGATTGCGTATGCTCATTCGCTTCGCCAGTATCTGCGGCGACTGGAGCCGTGGGCGGAGCTGGCTCCCCTGCTGAACGAGACGGAGATCGAGGAACTGCGCACGAAGCAGAATGTGCCGCTTGCGATTCTGCAGGAGATGGGCGTCATGCTGCGGGAGGCTATCGACAATGGATGGATCAACGACATCCAGTCACAACAGATCGAACGATCCCTTGACGATCTAGCGGATGCGCAGGGCGGAGCAGAGCGCCTCCAGAATACGCCGATGCCGAGGCAGTACGACTACTTTCCGCAGCTATTCGTGCAAATCTACTGTGTCCTGCTGCCGCTCGCGATGGTCTCGAGCCTGGGGTGGCTCACTCCGTTGGGATCAACGCTGGTGGGCTTCATCTTTCTGGCGCTGGACAAGATTGGACGCGATCTGGAAGATCCGTTCGACAACACAGAGCACGATATTCCGCTGACCTCAATCACGAGGACGATCGAGATCAATCTGCGGCAGCAGTTGGGGGAGACGGAAGTTCCCAAACCGCTTGCGCCAGTCGATGGCGTGCTCTGGTAG
- a CDS encoding thioredoxin family protein, producing MSRTQSTMVELGTTAPAFELPDVVTGKAVGRDDVAAGQKGMLVMFLCVHCPYVKHVEAELARIGVDYEDKIGIVAISSNDVAAYPEDSPAEMKKQAERLGFRFPYLYDESQEIAHVYDAACTPDFFLFDGEMKLVYRGQLDDSRPRRKDFGNDLPVTGKDLRAAMDAVIAGKQPDPNQRFGVGCNIKWKE from the coding sequence ATGTCGCGGACACAATCGACGATGGTAGAGCTTGGAACCACAGCCCCGGCGTTTGAGCTACCGGATGTGGTGACGGGCAAGGCGGTAGGACGCGATGATGTTGCAGCCGGGCAGAAGGGGATGCTGGTGATGTTCCTTTGCGTTCACTGCCCGTATGTGAAGCACGTGGAGGCCGAACTGGCGCGGATTGGCGTGGATTACGAGGACAAAATCGGCATCGTGGCGATCTCGTCGAACGACGTCGCCGCGTATCCTGAGGACTCGCCTGCTGAGATGAAGAAGCAGGCCGAGCGGCTGGGGTTCCGCTTCCCTTACCTCTACGATGAGTCGCAGGAGATCGCGCACGTCTATGACGCTGCGTGCACGCCGGATTTCTTTCTCTTCGATGGTGAGATGAAGCTGGTGTACCGCGGGCAACTGGATGACAGCAGGCCTCGCCGCAAGGACTTCGGTAATGACCTTCCTGTGACCGGCAAGGACCTCCGCGCGGCGATGGATGCGGTGATTGCGGGCAAACAGCCTGACCCCAACCAGAGGTTCGGTGTGGGTTGCAATATTAAGTGGAAAGAATAG
- a CDS encoding vitamin B12-dependent ribonucleotide reductase, with product MATISKQTAATSTSQAQAATGSRAPGLTFNRHFTQSGDSPFDDIVWELRDAVIQDFKGRIIFEQKAVEVPADWSMTATNIVASKYLHGQLGTSERETGVRALITRVAESIRDWGIEGGYFASAADAETFYNELAHLLLNQKVAFNSPVWFNVGCDRLEPNSDAQNWHWNPHSCAIEFSVTGYKKPQCSACFINSVQDSLDSILTLAKTEGMLFKWGSGAGSNLSSIRGSMETLSGGGTASGPLSFMRGFDAFAGVIKSGGKTRRAAKMVILNVDHPDIMDFIDCKVNEEKKAWTLMQAGYDGSSPDSEAYSSIFFQNANNSVRVTDEFMAAVDADSTFVTRTVKDRKPVKEYRARDIMHAIAEATWQCGDPGMQYDTTINRWHTSKNTGRINASNPCSEYMFLDDSACNLASFNLLKFLTPGGQFDIAAYRHAIGIVTTAMEIIVDAAGYPTEMIAKNSHDYRPLGLGYANLGALLMAFGLPYDSDAGRDFAATLTSILCGEAYWQSSRIAETCPALGAATPLTQQAQIAGGACPGFYVNREPFLDVIRMHRAEVNNIGSSRSSAEPFVAPQLTELIEASKNVWDGALAHGERHGYRNSQVTVLAPTGTIGFMMDCDTTGIEPDLALVKYKKLVGGGMIKIVNNTVPSALFKLGYTNAEVDAIVSYIDATGTIEGAPHVLPEHLAVFDCSFKPAKGTRSIHYMGHIKMMAATQPFLSGAISKTVNLPHDATVDDIAEAYLESWRQGLKAVAIYRDGSKGSQPLNVSAADGKAQKDGQKDSNLAGKAVAPAAAGSVEIEEAVIAAKAAAQVRIAALEQQIKAITEASLQNSDAADAQAPPRAVRHRLPAERASITHKFGLSGHEGYITVGLYPNGSPGEIFIRMAKEGSTVSGLMDSFATAVSLALQHGVPLRVLCEKFAHTRFEPSGWTGNEQIGYAKSIMDYLFRWMQIRFLSGHQLDLFAGLAPQQTVPVEGAVTSPGNRIIPSLSASSAEGVILSEAKNPRISSEAPQIFEETYTTRPPQQGIAPDPTTSNQQPTTNNLSLEDRGIYHAANAMKSMVDMGDAPSCATCGAIMTRNGSCYRCMECGSTSGCS from the coding sequence ATGGCCACTATTTCGAAACAGACTGCCGCCACCTCCACCTCTCAAGCGCAGGCCGCCACGGGCTCGAGAGCCCCGGGACTCACCTTCAACCGGCACTTCACGCAGTCCGGCGACTCGCCCTTCGACGACATCGTCTGGGAGCTCCGCGACGCCGTCATCCAGGACTTCAAGGGCCGCATCATCTTCGAGCAGAAGGCTGTCGAGGTCCCTGCCGACTGGTCCATGACTGCCACCAACATCGTGGCCTCCAAGTACCTCCACGGCCAGCTTGGAACCTCCGAGCGCGAGACCGGCGTCCGCGCCCTTATCACCCGCGTCGCCGAGTCCATCCGCGACTGGGGCATCGAAGGCGGCTACTTCGCCTCCGCCGCCGACGCCGAGACCTTCTACAACGAGCTCGCCCACCTGCTCCTCAACCAGAAGGTCGCCTTCAACTCGCCCGTCTGGTTCAACGTCGGCTGCGACCGCCTCGAGCCCAACTCCGACGCCCAGAACTGGCACTGGAACCCGCACTCCTGCGCCATTGAGTTCTCCGTCACCGGCTACAAGAAGCCGCAGTGCTCGGCCTGCTTCATCAACTCGGTTCAGGATTCGCTCGACTCCATCCTCACCCTCGCCAAGACCGAGGGAATGCTCTTCAAGTGGGGCTCCGGAGCAGGCAGCAACCTCTCCAGTATCCGCGGCTCAATGGAGACCCTCTCCGGCGGCGGAACCGCCTCCGGCCCGCTGAGCTTCATGCGCGGCTTCGACGCCTTCGCCGGAGTCATCAAGTCCGGCGGCAAGACCCGCCGCGCCGCCAAGATGGTCATCCTCAACGTCGACCACCCCGACATCATGGACTTCATCGACTGCAAGGTCAATGAAGAGAAGAAGGCGTGGACCCTCATGCAGGCCGGTTACGACGGCTCCAGCCCCGACTCCGAGGCCTACTCGAGCATCTTCTTCCAGAACGCCAACAACTCCGTCCGCGTCACCGACGAGTTCATGGCTGCCGTCGACGCCGACTCCACCTTCGTCACCCGCACCGTCAAGGACCGCAAGCCGGTCAAGGAGTACCGCGCCCGCGACATCATGCACGCCATCGCCGAAGCCACCTGGCAGTGCGGCGACCCCGGCATGCAGTACGACACCACCATCAACCGCTGGCACACCAGCAAGAACACCGGTCGCATCAACGCCAGCAATCCCTGCTCGGAGTACATGTTCCTCGATGACTCCGCCTGCAACCTGGCCAGCTTCAACCTCCTGAAGTTCCTCACTCCCGGCGGCCAGTTCGACATCGCCGCCTACCGTCACGCCATCGGCATCGTCACCACTGCCATGGAGATCATCGTCGACGCCGCAGGCTACCCCACCGAGATGATCGCGAAGAACTCGCACGACTATCGCCCGCTCGGCCTCGGCTACGCCAACCTCGGCGCCCTGCTCATGGCCTTCGGTCTGCCGTACGACTCCGACGCCGGCCGCGACTTCGCTGCCACCCTCACCTCCATCCTCTGCGGCGAAGCCTACTGGCAGTCGTCACGCATCGCCGAGACCTGCCCGGCCCTCGGAGCCGCCACGCCCCTCACTCAGCAGGCTCAGATCGCCGGCGGAGCCTGCCCCGGCTTCTACGTCAACCGCGAGCCCTTCCTCGACGTCATCCGCATGCACCGCGCCGAGGTCAACAACATCGGCTCCTCCCGCAGCTCCGCCGAGCCCTTCGTCGCCCCTCAGCTCACCGAGCTGATCGAAGCCTCCAAGAACGTCTGGGACGGAGCCCTCGCTCACGGCGAGCGTCACGGTTACCGCAACTCCCAGGTCACCGTGCTCGCTCCCACCGGAACCATCGGCTTCATGATGGACTGCGACACCACCGGCATCGAGCCTGACCTCGCCCTCGTCAAGTACAAGAAGCTCGTCGGCGGCGGAATGATTAAGATCGTCAACAACACCGTCCCCTCCGCGCTCTTCAAGCTCGGCTACACCAACGCCGAGGTCGACGCCATCGTCTCCTACATCGACGCCACCGGAACCATCGAAGGCGCACCGCACGTCCTCCCCGAGCACCTCGCCGTCTTCGACTGCTCCTTCAAGCCCGCCAAGGGAACCCGCTCCATCCACTACATGGGCCACATCAAGATGATGGCCGCCACCCAGCCCTTCCTCTCCGGAGCCATCTCGAAGACCGTCAACCTCCCCCACGACGCCACCGTCGACGACATCGCCGAGGCCTATCTCGAGAGCTGGCGCCAGGGCCTCAAGGCCGTAGCCATCTACCGCGACGGCTCCAAGGGCTCGCAGCCCCTCAACGTCTCCGCCGCCGACGGCAAGGCACAAAAAGATGGGCAGAAAGATAGCAATCTAGCCGGTAAAGCAGTAGCCCCCGCAGCTGCCGGCTCTGTAGAAATCGAAGAGGCCGTCATCGCCGCCAAGGCCGCCGCACAGGTCCGCATCGCGGCCCTCGAACAGCAGATCAAGGCCATCACCGAGGCCTCCCTGCAGAACTCCGACGCTGCCGACGCCCAGGCTCCGCCCCGCGCCGTCCGTCACCGACTGCCTGCCGAGCGCGCCTCGATCACCCACAAGTTCGGCCTCTCCGGACACGAGGGCTACATCACCGTCGGACTCTACCCCAACGGCTCACCCGGCGAGATCTTCATCCGCATGGCCAAGGAAGGCTCCACCGTCTCCGGACTCATGGACTCCTTCGCCACCGCTGTCTCGCTCGCCCTCCAGCACGGCGTCCCTCTCCGCGTCCTCTGCGAGAAGTTCGCCCACACCCGCTTCGAGCCCTCCGGCTGGACCGGCAACGAGCAGATCGGCTACGCCAAGTCGATCATGGACTATCTCTTCCGCTGGATGCAGATCCGCTTCCTCTCCGGACACCAGCTCGACCTCTTCGCCGGCCTCGCCCCACAGCAGACCGTCCCCGTCGAAGGAGCCGTCACCAGCCCCGGCAACCGCATCATCCCCTCACTCTCCGCCTCGTCCGCTGAAGGTGTCATTCTGAGCGAAGCGAAGAACCCCCGCATTTCGTCCGAAGCGCCACAGATCTTCGAGGAAACCTACACCACGCGGCCACCCCAGCAGGGAATCGCCCCCGACCCAACAACCAGCAACCAGCAACCAACAACCAACAACTTGTCCCTGGAGGATCGCGGAATCTACCACGCCGCCAACGCCATGAAGTCCATGGTCGACATGGGAGACGCCCCATCCTGCGCTACCTGCGGAGCCATCATGACCCGCAACGGCTCCTGCTACCGCTGCATGGAGTGCGGAAGCACCAGCGGCTGCAGCTAG
- a CDS encoding C39 family peptidase: MVLALLPPLVHAQLPGDEEVQGSKSVRSLKEIRGEDVVRQKWDMSCGAAALSTLLTYDFKDKTPETAIVVWILHRVNPVRVRERGGFSLLDLKHFAQARGYHAEGFSGMTIQDLASEKTSVITPIRLKGFDHFVVVRGIQDGRVIIADPGFGNLTMRVDRFQQLWKNGIVFVVHPPDDRMIQEKKPNEASRLLPDETVISRSIGVSIPSNPLY, from the coding sequence ATGGTTCTTGCTCTCCTGCCCCCACTCGTCCACGCACAACTGCCGGGTGACGAGGAGGTGCAGGGGAGCAAGAGCGTTCGCAGCCTGAAAGAAATTCGGGGCGAGGATGTTGTGCGGCAGAAGTGGGACATGAGCTGCGGCGCGGCCGCGCTCAGTACGCTGCTCACCTACGACTTCAAGGACAAGACTCCCGAGACGGCGATTGTGGTGTGGATTCTGCATCGGGTCAATCCGGTCCGGGTACGGGAGCGGGGAGGATTCTCGCTTCTTGATCTTAAGCACTTCGCTCAGGCGCGCGGATACCACGCGGAAGGCTTCAGCGGAATGACGATCCAGGATCTCGCCTCAGAGAAGACCTCGGTGATTACACCGATCCGGCTGAAGGGCTTCGATCACTTCGTCGTCGTTCGAGGAATTCAGGACGGCCGAGTGATTATCGCCGATCCTGGGTTTGGAAATCTCACGATGAGAGTCGACCGGTTCCAACAACTCTGGAAGAACGGCATCGTGTTCGTCGTGCATCCGCCGGACGATCGCATGATTCAGGAGAAGAAGCCAAACGAAGCATCGCGGTTGCTTCCCGACGAGACCGTCATCTCGCGGAGTATCGGAGTCTCGATTCCAAGCAACCCACTCTATTAG
- a CDS encoding ABC transporter ATP-binding protein, with protein sequence MSTDISAQPTATAATPVSRQPIILAKDLGKTYRSGKLEVLALRKVSFAVDPGEFVAIVGPSGSGKSTLFYVLGGLTHASSGSLLIDDVDFARLSDIERTRMRRAKIGFVFQRFNLLPTLSALGNIEIAHDIANIGASQKQPLDRNLLDHLTELLGIDGRLHHRPNELSGGEQQRVAIARALITRPAIVLADEPTGNLDTKNSDVVLDMLRRSSRELNQTVLMITHNPEAAQIADRILHMRDGEITHIEKGQGHVVHEC encoded by the coding sequence ATGTCAACCGATATCTCCGCCCAACCCACCGCAACTGCCGCAACCCCTGTCTCCCGGCAGCCGATTATCCTCGCCAAGGACCTTGGCAAGACCTACCGTTCCGGCAAGCTCGAAGTACTTGCGCTTCGTAAGGTCAGCTTCGCTGTCGATCCGGGCGAGTTCGTCGCCATCGTCGGGCCGTCCGGCTCCGGCAAATCAACATTGTTTTACGTCCTGGGCGGACTGACACATGCCTCCAGCGGCTCGCTGCTCATCGACGACGTCGACTTTGCCCGTCTCTCCGATATTGAGCGCACTCGCATGCGCCGCGCCAAGATCGGCTTCGTCTTCCAGCGCTTCAATCTGCTCCCAACGCTATCGGCTCTCGGAAACATCGAGATCGCCCACGACATCGCCAACATCGGAGCCTCGCAGAAGCAGCCACTCGACAGGAACCTCCTCGATCACCTCACGGAGTTACTGGGAATCGACGGACGCCTCCATCACCGCCCCAACGAGCTCTCCGGCGGCGAGCAGCAGCGCGTCGCCATCGCCCGCGCGCTTATCACCCGCCCCGCCATCGTCCTCGCCGACGAACCCACCGGCAACCTCGACACTAAGAACTCCGATGTCGTCCTCGATATGCTGCGCCGATCCAGCCGCGAGCTCAACCAGACCGTGTTGATGATCACGCACAACCCCGAAGCCGCGCAGATCGCAGACCGCATCCTCCACATGCGCGACGGCGAGATCACCCATATTGAAAAAGGGCAGGGCCACGTCGTCCACGAGTGCTGA